From the Purpureocillium takamizusanense chromosome 6, complete sequence genome, one window contains:
- a CDS encoding uncharacterized protein (EggNog:ENOG503NU5T~TransMembrane:3 (n2-10c18/19o114-131i241-259o279-297i)~COG:C): MAPTAAAATSPPPSIALAAAPAPRKDTKQAKGEPDGAAAQGRPVAASSKRDYKGFVAGVFSGIAKLTVGHPFDTVKVRLQTTDAGRFSGPLQCVAQTVRNEGVRGLYKGATPPLVGWMFMDSVMLGSLAVYRRLMAQHVFGAASWAPGAGDGSGFGFRALLGIWPPYASSSSSSSSSYLPPLGHGLAGILAGSTVSFIAAPVEHVKARLQIQYAARKSERLYSGPLDCVAKIYRHHGVRGLYHGLTATLLFRGFFFFWWSSYDVLSRALRRHTSLSAPAINFWAGGLSAQVFWLTSYPSDLVKQRIMTDPLGGGLGDGARRFPRWRDAAVAVWREGGWRAYWRGFLPCFLRAFPANAMALVAFEGVMRTLP, translated from the exons ATGGCTCCGACCGCGGCTGCGGCTAcgtcgcccccgccgtccatagcgctcgccgccgcgccagcgcctAGGAAGGACACGAAGCAGGCAAAGGGCGAGCCggacggagcggcggcgcaggggcggccggtggcagcgtcgtcgaagcgcgACTACAAGGGCTTCGTGGCGGGCGTGTTCAGCGGTATTGCCAAGCTGACAG TCGGCCATCCCTTCGACACGGTCAAGGTGCGCCTGCAGACGACGGACGCGGGCCGCTTCTCGGGCCCGCTGCAGTGCGTGGCGCAGACGGTGCGCAACGAGGGCGTGCGCGGGCTGTACAAgggcgccacgccgccgctcgtcgggTGGATGTTCATGGACTCGGTCATGCTCGGCTCCCTGGCCGTGTACCGCCGCCTCATGGCGCAGCACGTCTTTGGCGCCGCGTCGTGGgcccccggcgcgggcgacggctcCGGGTTCGGGTTCAGGGCGCTGCTGGGAATATGGCCGCCCTacgcatcgtcgtcgtcgtcgtcgtcgtcgtcgtatcTGCCCCCGCtgggccacggcctcgcGGGCATCCTCGCCGGCTCGACCGTCAGCTTCATCGCCGCGCCCGTTGAGCACGTCAAGGCGCGGCTTCAGATCCAATACGCGGCGCGCAAGTCGGAGCGCCTGTACTCGGGCCCGCTCGATTGCGTGGCCAAGATCTACCGGCACCACGGCGTGCGCGGGCTGTACCACGGcctgacggcgacgctgctctTCCgaggcttcttcttcttctggtGGAGCAGCTACGACGTGCTGTCgcgcgccctgcgccgccacacgtcgctgtcggcgcccgCCATCAACTTCTGGGCCGGCGGGCTCAGCGCCCAGGTCTTCTGGCTGACGAGCTACCCGAGCGACCTGGTCAAGCAGCGCATCATGACGGAcccgctcggcggcgggctcggcgacggagcgAGGAGGTTCCCCCGCTGGAgggacgcggccgtcgccgtgtggagggagggcggcTGGAGGGCCTACTGGAGGGGGTTCTTGCCGTGCTTCCTGAGGGCGTTTCCGGCCAACGCCATGGCGCTGGTCGCGTTTGAGGGCGTCATGAGGACACTGCCTTAa
- the RPL22 gene encoding 60S ribosomal protein L22 (EggNog:ENOG503P2WB~COG:J), whose product MAPQAQQKKSGKAQKQTKKFVINAQQPASDKIFDVSAFEKFLQDRIKVEGRTNNLGDNVVIQQAGEGKIEIIAHNELSGRYLKYLTKKFLKKQQLRDWLRVVSTSRGVYELKFFNVVNDEADEDDE is encoded by the exons ATGGCTCCCCAGGCA CAGCAGAAGAAGTCGGGCAAGGCCCAGAAGCAGACCAAGAAG TTCGTCATCAACGCTCAGCAGCCCGCTAGCGACAAGATCTTCGACGTCTCCGCCTTCGAGAAGTTCCTCCAGGACCGCATCAAGGTCGAGGGCCGCACCAACAACCTGGGCGACAACGTCGTGatccagcaggccggcgagggcaagatCGAGATCATTGCCCACAACGAGCTGTCTGGCCGCTACCTCAAGTACTT GACGAAGAAGTTCctcaagaagcagcagcttcgTGACTGGCTCCGCGTCGTGTCCACCTCGCGCGGCGTCTACGAGCTCAAGTTCTTCAAcgtcgtcaacgacgaggccgacgaggacgacgagtaA
- a CDS encoding uncharacterized protein (TransMembrane:3 (o77-94i204-222o242-260i)~EggNog:ENOG503NU5T~COG:C) — MGQGTFHIIPHRNRFNGADIKACVCFTTRTVGHPFDTVKVRLQTTDAGRFSGPLQCVAQTVRNEGVRGLYKGATPPLVGWMFMDSVMLGSLAVYRRLMAQHVFGAASWAPGAGDGSGFGFRALLGIWPPYASSSSSSSSSYLPPLGHGLAGILAGSTVSFIAAPVEHVKARLQIQYAARKSERLYSGPLDCVAKIYRHHGVRGLYHGLTATLLFRGFFFFWWSSYDVLSRALRRHTSLSAPAINFWAGGLSAQVFWLTSYPSDLVKQRIMTDPLGGGLGDGARRFPRWRDAAVAVWREGGWRAYWRGFLPCFLRAFPANAMALVAFEGVMRTLP; from the coding sequence ATGGGCCAAGGCACATTCCATATTATACCTCATCGAAACCGATTCAACGGGGCTGACATCAAGGCGTGTGTTTGCTTCACGACGCGTACAGTCGGCCATCCCTTCGACACGGTCAAGGTGCGCCTGCAGACGACGGACGCGGGCCGCTTCTCGGGCCCGCTGCAGTGCGTGGCGCAGACGGTGCGCAACGAGGGCGTGCGCGGGCTGTACAAgggcgccacgccgccgctcgtcgggTGGATGTTCATGGACTCGGTCATGCTCGGCTCCCTGGCCGTGTACCGCCGCCTCATGGCGCAGCACGTCTTTGGCGCCGCGTCGTGGgcccccggcgcgggcgacggctcCGGGTTCGGGTTCAGGGCGCTGCTGGGAATATGGCCGCCCTacgcatcgtcgtcgtcgtcgtcgtcgtcgtcgtatcTGCCCCCGCtgggccacggcctcgcGGGCATCCTCGCCGGCTCGACCGTCAGCTTCATCGCCGCGCCCGTTGAGCACGTCAAGGCGCGGCTTCAGATCCAATACGCGGCGCGCAAGTCGGAGCGCCTGTACTCGGGCCCGCTCGATTGCGTGGCCAAGATCTACCGGCACCACGGCGTGCGCGGGCTGTACCACGGcctgacggcgacgctgctctTCCgaggcttcttcttcttctggtGGAGCAGCTACGACGTGCTGTCgcgcgccctgcgccgccacacgtcgctgtcggcgcccgCCATCAACTTCTGGGCCGGCGGGCTCAGCGCCCAGGTCTTCTGGCTGACGAGCTACCCGAGCGACCTGGTCAAGCAGCGCATCATGACGGAcccgctcggcggcgggctcggcgacggagcgAGGAGGTTCCCCCGCTGGAgggacgcggccgtcgccgtgtggagggagggcggcTGGAGGGCCTACTGGAGGGGGTTCTTGCCGTGCTTCCTGAGGGCGTTTCCGGCCAACGCCATGGCGCTGGTCGCGTTTGAGGGCGTCATGAGGACACTGCCTTAa